A part of Rattus norvegicus strain BN/NHsdMcwi chromosome 4, GRCr8, whole genome shotgun sequence genomic DNA contains:
- the Acrbp gene encoding acrosin-binding protein isoform 1 precursor (isoform 1 precursor is encoded by transcript variant 1) produces MKLAASFLLMLLEVLLLPETPLSAEEALASTPGSPLSSTEYERFFALLTPTWKAETTCRLRATHGCRNPTLVQLDQYENHGLVPDGAVCSDLPYASWFESFCQFAQYRCSNHVYYAKRVRCSQPVSILSPNTLKEVESSAEVPLTSVTTPIVSRATATEHQAFQPWPERLNNNVEELLQSSLSLGGKEQQSSRKLGLEQQHKQEQIQEHKLEEAQEQEEQEEEEEEEEAKQEEGQGTEEGLDSVSRLQSDSEPKFQSKSLSSNPSFFTPRVREVESAPLMMENIQELIRSAQEMDEMNELYDDSWRSQSTGRYRKL; encoded by the exons ATGAAACTAGCTGCTAGCTTCCTTCTGATGCTTCTGGAAG TGCTGCTCCTGCCTGAAACACCTCTTTCAGCTGAGGAAGCTTTAGCCTCCACTCCAGGCAGCCCTCTCTCATCCACTGAATATGAACGTTTCTTCGCCCTGCTGACCCCAACCTGGAAGGCAGAGACCACCTGCCGCCTCCGTGCAACCCACGGCTGCCGGAACCCCACTCTCGTTCAGCTGGATCAATATGAAAACCACGGATTGGTACCAGATG GTGCTGTCTGCTCTGACCTACCCTATGCTTCCTGGTTTGAGTCTTTCTGCCAGTTTGCTCAGTATCGTTGCTCCAACCATGTCTACTATGCCAAG AGGGTCCGGTGCTCCCAGCCAGTCTCCATCCTTTCCCCCAACACTCTAAAGGAGGTGGAGTCCTCAGCAGAAGTTCCTCTCACTTCCGTGACCACCCCCATTGTATCCCGTGCCACAG CCACGGAACACCAGGCCTTCCAGCCTTGGCCCGAGCGGCTCAACAACAATGTGGAGGAGCTGCTCCAGTCGTCCTTGTCCCTGGGAGGCAAGGAGCAACAGAGTAGTCGGAAGCTAGGCCTGGAGCAGCAGCACAAGCAGGAGCAGATCCAAGAACACAAGCTAGAAGAAgcgcaggagcaggaggagcaagaggaagaggaagaggaggaagaggcaaagcAGGAAGAGGGGCAGGGGACAGAGGAGGGTCTGGATTCAGTGTCCAGACTGCAGTCAGACTCGGAGCCCAAGTTTCAGTCCAAGTCACTGTCTTCCAACCCTTCCTTCTTCACTCCCCGGGTCCGAGAGGTGGAGTCCGCTCCATTGATGATGGAGAACATCCAGGAGCTCATCCGGTCCGCCCAAGAAATGGACGAAATGAACGAACTGTACGATGACTCCTGGAGAAGCCAAAGCACTGGCAGGTACAGGAAATTGTGA
- the Acrbp gene encoding acrosin-binding protein isoform 2 precursor (isoform 2 precursor is encoded by transcript variant 2), which translates to MKLAASFLLMLLEVLLLPETPLSAEEALASTPGSPLSSTEYERFFALLTPTWKAETTCRLRATHGCRNPTLVQLDQYENHGLVPDGAVCSDLPYASWFESFCQFAQYRCSNHVYYAKRVRCSQPVSILSPNTLKEVESSAEVPLTSVTTPIVSRATATEHQAFQPWPERLNNNVEELLQSSLSLGGKEQQSSRKLGLEQQHKQEQIQEHKLEEAQEQEEQEEEEEEEEAKQEEGQGTEEGLDSVSRLQSDSEPKFQSKSLSSNPSFFTPRVREVESAPLMMENIQELIRSAQEMDEMNELYDDSWRSQSTGSLQQLPHTETLMVLCYSIMENTCTMTPTAKAWSYMEEEILGFGDSVCDNLGRRHTAACPLCAFCSLKLEQCHSEASVLRQQCDASHKIPFISPLLSAQSISTGNQAKIPEKGRFAGLEMYGGLSSEFWCNRLALKGCEDDRVANWLKAEFLSFQDGDLPTKICDTNYVQYPNYCSFKSQQCLLKNQNRKMSRMKCMLNEKYHVLSPAKGEEVILRWSQEFNTLTLGQFG; encoded by the exons ATGAAACTAGCTGCTAGCTTCCTTCTGATGCTTCTGGAAG TGCTGCTCCTGCCTGAAACACCTCTTTCAGCTGAGGAAGCTTTAGCCTCCACTCCAGGCAGCCCTCTCTCATCCACTGAATATGAACGTTTCTTCGCCCTGCTGACCCCAACCTGGAAGGCAGAGACCACCTGCCGCCTCCGTGCAACCCACGGCTGCCGGAACCCCACTCTCGTTCAGCTGGATCAATATGAAAACCACGGATTGGTACCAGATG GTGCTGTCTGCTCTGACCTACCCTATGCTTCCTGGTTTGAGTCTTTCTGCCAGTTTGCTCAGTATCGTTGCTCCAACCATGTCTACTATGCCAAG AGGGTCCGGTGCTCCCAGCCAGTCTCCATCCTTTCCCCCAACACTCTAAAGGAGGTGGAGTCCTCAGCAGAAGTTCCTCTCACTTCCGTGACCACCCCCATTGTATCCCGTGCCACAG CCACGGAACACCAGGCCTTCCAGCCTTGGCCCGAGCGGCTCAACAACAATGTGGAGGAGCTGCTCCAGTCGTCCTTGTCCCTGGGAGGCAAGGAGCAACAGAGTAGTCGGAAGCTAGGCCTGGAGCAGCAGCACAAGCAGGAGCAGATCCAAGAACACAAGCTAGAAGAAgcgcaggagcaggaggagcaagaggaagaggaagaggaggaagaggcaaagcAGGAAGAGGGGCAGGGGACAGAGGAGGGTCTGGATTCAGTGTCCAGACTGCAGTCAGACTCGGAGCCCAAGTTTCAGTCCAAGTCACTGTCTTCCAACCCTTCCTTCTTCACTCCCCGGGTCCGAGAGGTGGAGTCCGCTCCATTGATGATGGAGAACATCCAGGAGCTCATCCGGTCCGCCCAAGAAATGGACGAAATGAACGAACTGTACGATGACTCCTGGAGAAGCCAAAGCACTGGCAG CCTCCAGCAGCTGCCCCACACGGAGACCCTGATGGTGCTATGCTATTCCATTATGGAGAATACCTGCACCATGACTCCCACAGCCAAGGCCTGGAGCTACATGGAGGAGGAGATCCTTGGCTTCGGGGATTCG GTCTGTGACAATCTTGGACGGAGACACACAGCTGCCTGTCCCCTCTGTGCATTCTGCTCCCTGAAGCTAGAGCAGTGCCACAGCGAAGCCAGCGTGCTGCGCCAGCAATGCGACGCCTCCCACAAGATCCCGTTCATCAGCCCCCTGCTCTCAGCTCAGAGCATATCCACCGGCAACCAG GCGAAGATACCAGAAAAAGGTCGCTTTGCTGGGCTAGAAATGTACGGAGGGCTCAGCTCTGAGTTCTGGTGTAACCGGCTCGCCTTGAAGGGCTGTGAAGATGACCGGGTCGCCAACTGGCTCAAGGCAGAGTTCCTTAGCTTCCAAGATGGGGATCTCCCCACGAAG ATTTGTGACACAAACTACGTCCAGTACCCAAACTACTGTTCCTTCAAAAGCCAACAGTGCCTGTTGAAAAACCAGAACAGAAAG ATGTCCCgcatgaagtgcatgctgaacgAGAAGTACCACGTGCTGAGCCCGGCTAAAGGCGAGGAGGTTATACTCCGGTGGAGCCAAGAGTTTAACACTTTGACTCTAGGCCAGTTTGGATGA